TGGCGACGGATATGAAGGGGCATGGGTTCAGGAAGAGTTCTGGCGCGCTGCACTGAATTCAGTGATCGTCTGCATTTTTGTGGTTTCGATTTCCCTGACGCTTGGCACACTTGGCGGATATGCCCTGGCCCGTTCAACCTATCGCTATGCATTCTGGTTCCTGCTTGCCGCCCTGATCTTTCGCGCGATGCCACCAATCACGCTGGTGTCGGGTTATCTGCCGGTATTTTTCCAGTGGAACCTTTGGGGGCACACCGCGACGACCATCGTCGTTTTGGTAGCGATCAATCAGCCCTTCACGCTTTGGATGCTGCATTCGTTCTTCAAGAACATTCCGGCCGAGCTTGACGAAAGCGCGATGGTCGATGGATGCACCCGCTTTCAGGCCTTCCGCAACGTGATCATCCCGGTGATGTGGCCAGGTGTGATCACCACGGGCCTCTTTTCGTTTTTGCTGGCCTACAACGACTTTGCAGTTACGACGATGCTGCTGTCGAAAGAAAACCAAACCATGATCCCTAAGATCAACAGCTTCCTTGGCACGACACAGACCAAGGGCAACGTGATGTTTGCGGTGTCGGCTGTTGTCTCGGTGACAGCGCCGTTGTTCGTCATGGTTCTGTTCTTCCAACGTCAGATCGTTGGTGGTCTGACCGCCGGCGCGGTTAAAGGGTGACGCTGTGGGGCGCTGTAACCCTCAATCGGTCTATGCCCACGTACGCAGCGCCAGCTTGAATGTCGCTGCGCGCCGGGCACGGAGACCGGGGCGGATTCCATTTGCATCGACGCGGGCCGGGCCAGCTGCCCGCACCGTCGACGTAAATAGAATTCCAGATTGAGAGGACAGCCCAATGAGCTACCCCGACCGAACCCCTTACCTTGAATACGCTGCCGTGCAACGCCACCCCGGCGACTTCACCCCGACAATCGAGCGTTTCTTTTCTTCCACGGCCCAAATCAACGTGGTGCACCCGTTCAACGAAACCGGCAACGGCAGCGGCTATCATGATGCGGTGATTGCACCGCTTCAGGCAGCCTTTACCGGACTGTATCGCCGCGACGATATCGTTATGGCAGGACAGTTTGAAAATGGCGACTGGATCACCGCCACCGGGTATTACTGCGGCTGTTTTGCCAATGACTGGATCGGTATTCGTGCCACAGGACGGTTGGCCTATCTGCGATACGGCGAGTTTCACCGGATGGAGAATGGTGCAGCAGTGGAAAGCTACATCTTTCTGGACCTCCCGGAATTGATGATCGCATCGGGTCAATGGCCCATCGCAACCGGCCCGGGCGACAAACGTGGGTATACCGGTCTGATCCAAGGACCGGCCACACAAGATGGTGTCATGACCGCGCTGCAGGATCCGGCAGAGAGTGCGAAAAGCTACCAGATCACCTCGGACATGTTGCTTAAGCTGGCGACCAAAGACGAAGCCTGGCGACCTTATTGGCACGAGAACATGATGTGGTATGGCCCCGGCGCATTCGGGTCATTCATTGGCATCGATGATTTCGCCTCTTTTCAGGTGCCTTTTGAAAGCCAGTTCGACGAATGGTCGGGTGGGTCGAAGAACAATGGTATGACCCGCCACTTCACCCGCATGGGTGAAGGCAACTACTCCTGCTCGGGGGGGTGGCCGTCGCTGACTGGCGTCAATGTCAAATCATTCCTTGAACAGGACCCGACCGGCGAGCGTGTCTTCATGCGTGTCTGCGACTGGTGGCGTCGCGAAGGCGATCTGCTGGTGGAAAACTGGGTCTTTGTAGATGTTCCTCACGTGCTCAAGCAGCTCGGTTTTGATCTGTTTGCTGACTTGGAGAACGCGGGATGACATCACGGGCCGACTTCATCGTTGTAGGCGCAGGCTCGGCAGGTTGCATTGCAGCTGCTGAGCTGATCCGGCGTGAAGCCGGTTCGGTGCTGTTGCTTGAGGCCGGCCCCACAGACAATTCTCCAGTGGTGAAGATGCCCTTCGGTCTGGTCTGGATGATGGGCAAGCGCCACCGGGATTGGTGCTACAAATCGACCCCACAAACGCATCTTGGCGGGCGTCAGTTGAACGTCACACGCGGACGCATGGTTGGTGGATCGGGTTCAATAAACTCGATGGTTTGGTTCCGGGGCCGCAAAGACGATTTTGACAATTGGCAGCTGCCTGGCTGGTCATGGGCTTATGTTGAACCCGCGTTTGAGTCCATTGAAGCCCGCCTTACACCCAATAGAATGCAAGGCGCGCATCCTGTGACGGAAGCCCTGCACAGCCTGTTTCCAGAACACGGAACAACGCCACCGTCGCCGGAGTACGAAAGCGCAGGTGTCTTTGCGTTCAACATGGTGAATGGGCGTCGTCGCTCGGCTGCAGACGGCTTCATAAAACCCAACCCGCCTGGTCTGACACTGGTCACCGGGCAAGAAGTGGATCGGGTTCTTTTCGATGGCGATACTGCCCGCGGCATACGTCTTGTGGATGGCACTGAACTGAACGCCAACAAGGGCGTGATACTGTCAGCGGGTTCGATTGGCTCGCCATCAATTTTGATGCGTTCAGGTGTCGGCCCTCGGGCGGATCTAGCGGCCCTCGGTATAGAAGTTCGCCACAACTCAGAAGAGGTTGGTAAAAACCTGCATGATCATCCGGCCGCCGGTCTACATTTTGCCGGACCCGGATCTGGATACGGCATCACACCTGCGCAGATGCCGGGGTGGGCTGCCGCGCCTTTCCAATACCTCATGACACGCAGGGGGCGCTTTGCCTCGCCCACAGTTGAAGGCGGCGGTTTTTTCAACGCACGCGGATTGGACGAAGCCCCAGATGTTCAAAGCCACTTCATCCCCTTCATGTTGGGGTGGGAAGGCAAACGGTACGTTTACGGCTCGGGCTATTTCGCAGATGTGTGTGTCTGTCGTCCCAAATCGCGCGGTGCGCTGAGGCTGACCAGCCGTGTTCCGAAAGCTGCACCAGAGATCGATCTGGGTGTGTTCAATGACAGCTCGGACATGGACACGCTGGTGGCGGGCCTGAAACGGCTGCGGATCCTCATGGATCAGGTCGATTTCGGCACGCGTCATGCCCCAGAAGCCTTCCCAGGTCCAACGGTCCAGTCCGACGAGGCATTGCGTGATCATATTCGTGATCGCGGTGCGACGGCCTATCACCCTGTCGGCACCCTGCGGATGGGAGAGGGCGATGCGCCAGTGACCCCCCGCTTAACAGTGCGCGGTGTTCAGGGGCTTTGGGTGGCCGACGCGTCGGTCATGCCAGCCGTTACATCCGCGAACACCAACGCCCCATCAATGATGATCGGCCATCGCGCCGGAGAATTTATAGCAGAGGATTGCGCATGAAGGGTTCTCGTCCAGAACAAGCGGTCTTAACCCGCGACACGGATATGTCGAAAACCGAAGATACTCGCCGGGTGATCGAAACCATGGTGGATGGTCTGAATGACCACCGCATCAACGATATCGGCGAGTTTTTCAGCCAAGGTTTTCGTTGGATGGGCAATCAGGGCTGCGGCACTAAAACTGGCCTAGAAGAGTTTCAGGACAACTGGCAGCGCCCCTTTCAGGCGGCGTTCTCCGACAAAACCTGCATCGACGAGGCCCGCCTTTATATGGGCGAATGGGCCGCCGCCTTTGGCCGTCAGGAAGCCACCCATTCAGGCGAATTTCTTGGCATCGCCCCCACCGGAAAACGGGTCGAAATCCGCTACATGGATTTTTGGAAAGTTGTGGACGGCAAAATCGTCGACAACTGGGTGAACGTGGACTTCGCCCATGTGGCCGCCCAGTTGGGCGTCGACCTGTTCAACGGAGAAGGTTGGGAAGCATATGACCGGGGCGAGCGCGAAACCCCACGACCGAACTAAACGAGGAAAAAGCAATGACAATAGAATACCTCAAACGTGGCAAACCCGAAGCAGATCGCGCCGAGGATGATGCGAAAACCGCCGCCGTTGTGGCCGCGACGTTGAAGGACATCGAAACCCGTGGAGACACCGCCGTACGCGAGTTGGCCAACAAGTTCGACGGGTATGATCGCGACAGCTATCGCCTGACCCAAGACGAGATCGACATCCTGATCGCCAAGGTCAGCCCCCGCGACCTTGAAGACATCAAGTTTGCACAGGCGCAGGTGGTTAACTTCGCCCAAGCCCAACGCGACAGCATGTTGGATATCGAGGTTGAGACCATGCCCGGCGTCATTCTGGGCCACAAAAACATCCCCGTGCAATCTGTCGGCTGCTACGTACCCGGCGGCAAGTTCCCAATGGTCGCCTCGGCCCATATGTCGGTCGCCACCGCCAAGGTGGCGGGCGTCCCGCGAATTATCGCCTGCACGCCACCTTTCAACGGTGAACCCAACCCAGCCGTGATTGCTGCGATGCATCTGGGCGGCGCACATGAGATTTACGTTTTGGGCGGCATTCAAGCCGTGGGCGCGATGGCCCTTGGCACTGAAAGCATCGACCCAGTTCACCTGCTGGTCGGACCCGGCAATGCCTTTGTGGCTGAAGCCAAGCGGCAGCTATTCGGTCGCGTCGGGATTGACCTGTTCGCAGGTCCAACCGAGACCATGGTGATCGCAGACGAGACCGTCGATGCCGAGATGTGCGCGACCGACCTGTTGGGCCAAGCCGAACACGGCTACAACTCCCCCGCGGTTTTGGTGACAAACTCACGCAAATTGGCCGAAGGTACGCTGAGCGAAATCGATCGCATCCTAAAAATTCTGCCCACCGCAGGCACGGCTGGCGTCAGCTGGCAAGACTACGGCGAGGTCATCCTGTGTGACACCTATGACGAGATGCTTGAGGTCGCTGACGACATTGCGTCCGAGCATGTTCAAGTGATGACCGACCGGGACGATTGGTTCCTTGAAAGCATGACTTGCTATGGCGCTCTGTTCCTTGGGCCACGCACCAATGTCTCGAACGGGGACAAGGTGATCGGCACAAACCACACGTTGCCCACCAAAAAGGCAGGGCGCTACACCGGCGGACTTTGGGTTGGCAAGTATTTGAAAACGCACAGCTATCAAAAAATCACGACAGATGAGGCTGCCGCCAAGATTGGCGCATACGGTTCGCGTCTATGCCTACTGGAAGGGTTCGTGGGTCACGCCGAGCAATGCAACCTGCGTGTACGTCGTTACGGCGGACAAAACGTACCTTACGGTGAGGCCGCCGAGTAATGAGCTTGCCCGCGCACCTCAAATCCCTGATCGCGCCCCTACGCGCAGCAATGGCGGAGT
The Aliiroseovarius pelagivivens DNA segment above includes these coding regions:
- a CDS encoding carbohydrate ABC transporter permease, giving the protein MSSKLKRQPPAVTLMVVAVLAIWMILAAFPFLWTLWGSFKVEGDFFSKADWSNAIKGTLTQVETGGRFTGDGYEGAWVQEEFWRAALNSVIVCIFVVSISLTLGTLGGYALARSTYRYAFWFLLAALIFRAMPPITLVSGYLPVFFQWNLWGHTATTIVVLVAINQPFTLWMLHSFFKNIPAELDESAMVDGCTRFQAFRNVIIPVMWPGVITTGLFSFLLAYNDFAVTTMLLSKENQTMIPKINSFLGTTQTKGNVMFAVSAVVSVTAPLFVMVLFFQRQIVGGLTAGAVKG
- a CDS encoding GMC family oxidoreductase codes for the protein MTSRADFIVVGAGSAGCIAAAELIRREAGSVLLLEAGPTDNSPVVKMPFGLVWMMGKRHRDWCYKSTPQTHLGGRQLNVTRGRMVGGSGSINSMVWFRGRKDDFDNWQLPGWSWAYVEPAFESIEARLTPNRMQGAHPVTEALHSLFPEHGTTPPSPEYESAGVFAFNMVNGRRRSAADGFIKPNPPGLTLVTGQEVDRVLFDGDTARGIRLVDGTELNANKGVILSAGSIGSPSILMRSGVGPRADLAALGIEVRHNSEEVGKNLHDHPAAGLHFAGPGSGYGITPAQMPGWAAAPFQYLMTRRGRFASPTVEGGGFFNARGLDEAPDVQSHFIPFMLGWEGKRYVYGSGYFADVCVCRPKSRGALRLTSRVPKAAPEIDLGVFNDSSDMDTLVAGLKRLRILMDQVDFGTRHAPEAFPGPTVQSDEALRDHIRDRGATAYHPVGTLRMGEGDAPVTPRLTVRGVQGLWVADASVMPAVTSANTNAPSMMIGHRAGEFIAEDCA
- the hisD gene encoding histidinol dehydrogenase; protein product: MTIEYLKRGKPEADRAEDDAKTAAVVAATLKDIETRGDTAVRELANKFDGYDRDSYRLTQDEIDILIAKVSPRDLEDIKFAQAQVVNFAQAQRDSMLDIEVETMPGVILGHKNIPVQSVGCYVPGGKFPMVASAHMSVATAKVAGVPRIIACTPPFNGEPNPAVIAAMHLGGAHEIYVLGGIQAVGAMALGTESIDPVHLLVGPGNAFVAEAKRQLFGRVGIDLFAGPTETMVIADETVDAEMCATDLLGQAEHGYNSPAVLVTNSRKLAEGTLSEIDRILKILPTAGTAGVSWQDYGEVILCDTYDEMLEVADDIASEHVQVMTDRDDWFLESMTCYGALFLGPRTNVSNGDKVIGTNHTLPTKKAGRYTGGLWVGKYLKTHSYQKITTDEAAAKIGAYGSRLCLLEGFVGHAEQCNLRVRRYGGQNVPYGEAAE
- a CDS encoding ester cyclase, giving the protein MKGSRPEQAVLTRDTDMSKTEDTRRVIETMVDGLNDHRINDIGEFFSQGFRWMGNQGCGTKTGLEEFQDNWQRPFQAAFSDKTCIDEARLYMGEWAAAFGRQEATHSGEFLGIAPTGKRVEIRYMDFWKVVDGKIVDNWVNVDFAHVAAQLGVDLFNGEGWEAYDRGERETPRPN